One Choloepus didactylus isolate mChoDid1 chromosome 16, mChoDid1.pri, whole genome shotgun sequence DNA window includes the following coding sequences:
- the C16H18orf21 gene encoding UPF0711 protein C18orf21 homolog isoform X1: MRQKHYLEAAARKLQASCPGEARYLLWAYGSSHDDRSTFEETCPYCFQLLVLDNSRVRLKPKPRMTPQIQKLLHREAKNYTLSVKEAKMVKKYKDSKSILLITCKTCNRTVKCPGKSRSFLSALKSNPTTPTKKPSPKTPGRKTLYSANVNRDMVGSKGKSPTLICRTPTSGQSTPICSSKNGSKAKKHFSKLKMLLSEKESPNNPKVDFRNFLSSL, encoded by the exons ATGAGGCAGAAGCACTACCTCGAGGCTGCAGCGCGGAAACTACAAGCTAGCTGCCCGGGCGAGGCCCGCTATCTCCT CTGGGCCTACGGTTCGTCACACG ATGACAGAAGCACTTTTGAAGAAACTTGTCCATACTGTTTCCAGTTGCTAGTGCTGGATAACTCTAGAGTACGTCTCAAACCCAAGCCCAGAATGACACCCCAAATACAGAAACTTCTTCATCGAGAAGCAAAAAATTATACACTCAGTGTTAAAGAAGCAAAAATGGTGAAAAAGTACAAAGACTCTAAAAGTATATTG TTGATTACTTGTAAAACATGCAACAGAACAGTTAAATGTCCTGGTAAAAGTAGAAGCTTTCTATCAGCACTGAAGAGCAATCCTACCACTCCTACAAAGAAACCCAGTCCAAAGACACCTGGGAGAAAGACTCTATATTCTGCAAACGTAAATCGTGATATGGTTGGTTCCAAAGGCAAGAGTCCAACattgatttgcag AACACCCACATCTGGACAGTCAACACCCATATGCTCTTCAAAGAATGGAAGCAAAGCAAAGAAACACTTCTCTAAACTAAAAATGTTACTTAGTGAGAAAGAATCCCCAAACAATCCAAAGGTGGACTTCAGAAATTTCTTGTCTTCTCTATGA
- the C16H18orf21 gene encoding UPF0711 protein C18orf21 homolog isoform X2, whose amino-acid sequence MTPQIQKLLHREAKNYTLSVKEAKMVKKYKDSKSILLITCKTCNRTVKCPGKSRSFLSALKSNPTTPTKKPSPKTPGRKTLYSANVNRDMVGSKGKSPTLICRTPTSGQSTPICSSKNGSKAKKHFSKLKMLLSEKESPNNPKVDFRNFLSSL is encoded by the exons ATGACACCCCAAATACAGAAACTTCTTCATCGAGAAGCAAAAAATTATACACTCAGTGTTAAAGAAGCAAAAATGGTGAAAAAGTACAAAGACTCTAAAAGTATATTG TTGATTACTTGTAAAACATGCAACAGAACAGTTAAATGTCCTGGTAAAAGTAGAAGCTTTCTATCAGCACTGAAGAGCAATCCTACCACTCCTACAAAGAAACCCAGTCCAAAGACACCTGGGAGAAAGACTCTATATTCTGCAAACGTAAATCGTGATATGGTTGGTTCCAAAGGCAAGAGTCCAACattgatttgcag AACACCCACATCTGGACAGTCAACACCCATATGCTCTTCAAAGAATGGAAGCAAAGCAAAGAAACACTTCTCTAAACTAAAAATGTTACTTAGTGAGAAAGAATCCCCAAACAATCCAAAGGTGGACTTCAGAAATTTCTTGTCTTCTCTATGA
- the C16H18orf21 gene encoding UPF0711 protein C18orf21 homolog isoform X3 — protein sequence MRQKHYLEAAARKLQASCPGEARYLLWAYGSSHDDRSTFEETCPYCFQLLVLDNSRVRLKPKPRMTPQIQKLLHREAKNYTLSVKEAKMVKKYKDSKSILNTHIWTVNTHMLFKEWKQSKETLL from the exons ATGAGGCAGAAGCACTACCTCGAGGCTGCAGCGCGGAAACTACAAGCTAGCTGCCCGGGCGAGGCCCGCTATCTCCT CTGGGCCTACGGTTCGTCACACG ATGACAGAAGCACTTTTGAAGAAACTTGTCCATACTGTTTCCAGTTGCTAGTGCTGGATAACTCTAGAGTACGTCTCAAACCCAAGCCCAGAATGACACCCCAAATACAGAAACTTCTTCATCGAGAAGCAAAAAATTATACACTCAGTGTTAAAGAAGCAAAAATGGTGAAAAAGTACAAAGACTCTAAAAGTATATTG AACACCCACATCTGGACAGTCAACACCCATATGCTCTTCAAAGAATGGAAGCAAAGCAAAGAAACACTTCTCTAA